The following is a genomic window from Rutidosis leptorrhynchoides isolate AG116_Rl617_1_P2 chromosome 8, CSIRO_AGI_Rlap_v1, whole genome shotgun sequence.
TGGTGTTGTTTTCTCATAGCTCAACAAGAAATTATTCAATGTGATTGCAGCTTTAATAGCTTCGTTTCGCGAAGGGGGCTCCATTGTAGAACTTTCATCATCTTCTACATCGATATTGTCTTTATTAATTCCAATAACGCTTTCAATAATTTCTTCATCAGTCAACAATTGTGAAACTACATTTTCTTCTGGGTAAATCAGAACGTCTTCGACATCCATTGCATTGCGATAACCCAACTCTTTGATCAAATTCTAGAGTTCTTGAGTGCT
Proteins encoded in this region:
- the LOC139864189 gene encoding uncharacterized protein is translated as MDVEDVLIYPEENVVSQLLTDEEIIESVIGINKDNIDVEDDESSTMEPPSRNEAIKAAITLNNFLLSYEKTTPEVLTMLRKIRDKIQGEIDFNKKQKTIESFFKKPS